In Carya illinoinensis cultivar Pawnee chromosome 6, C.illinoinensisPawnee_v1, whole genome shotgun sequence, a single genomic region encodes these proteins:
- the LOC122313745 gene encoding probable transmembrane ascorbate ferrireductase 3, with the protein MYSDDRTSMYQGSASRVTILAHLFGILSLILILVWLLHYQGGLEYDSNDANRVFNVHPFLMFFGFIFMAGEGMMAFNTVEAERKVRKFIHMTFHLIAICLGIVGIKAVFKFHDMMNNSPDVYSLHSWIGISTFTLFCLQWLIGFASFMFPQASVQTRARILPWHVSGGRALLYMAICAAVTGLMEKATFLQLQHNHQTRVINFTGLFILLFGLFVDLSIALARYRF; encoded by the exons ATGTATTCAGATGACAGGACATCAATGTACCAGGGCTCAGCCTCGCGTGTAACTATATTGGCACACCTGTTTGGGATCTTGTCTCTGATTCTCATCCTTGTTTGGTTGTTGCATTATCAGGGGGGGCTGGAATATGATTCTAACGATGCAAATCGAGTTTTCAAT GTTCACCCCTTTCtcatgttttttggttttattttcatGGCTGGTGAAG GGATGATGGCATTCAACACGGTGGAGGCGGAAAGAAAAGTGCGGAAGTTCATTCACATGACATTTCACCTGATTGCTATATGTCTGGGAATTGTTGGGATAAAGGCTGTTTTCAAGTTCCATGATATGATGAACAATTCGCCGGATGTGTATAGCTTACATTCGTGGATCGGCATCAGCACCTTCACTTTGTTTTGCTTGCAG TGGTTGATCGGTTTTGCTTCATTCATGTTTCCACAAGCTTCGGTTCAAACAAGGGCTAGGATTCTTCCATGGCATGTGAGTGGGGGTAGAGCCCTCCTGTACATGGCGATATGCGCTGCCGTCACCGGGCTGATGGAGAAGGCTACTTTCCTTCAACTCCAACACAACCATCAAACCCGTGTTATTAACTTTACAGGACTCTTCATTCTACTCTTCGGCCTATTTGTTGATCTATCGATTGCTTTGGCTCGTTACCGTTTCTAG